The Pochonia chlamydosporia 170 chromosome 3, whole genome shotgun sequence genome contains the following window.
agtctggtttgccCCAGGAGTAGCGGACTTCTACGTCCGAGGGGAAGTTGGAAGCGGCTTCCATGTCGAGGACAAAATCGAAGCTCTTGAGAATGGCGGTTTGGTAGAAGTTCTTGCTTGGCCCGGCTTGTGGGCCAAGCGAGTTGGGGTCGAAGTATGTTGCTGGGCGTTCGAGGGGCGGTCGGATGGAGAGCTTGATGAGGTATGGCTTGCGGAAGGGGTTGGTTTCGGTGATGCGGCAGGCTTCGTTGATGGGGAGTTCGACGAGACGGAGGCCATATTGACTAGCTTCCCGCTCCCAGCTTTCCACGGTGTCTTCGACGAGCTTGGATGTGGCGTTCATCCAGCCGATGCGGAAGTGGTAGCAGTTGTCTGGGTTATGGAGACGGTCGTAATGTAGATCTATTCGTTCTGGGCGGTATGACCTCTTGCGAGGGTCGATGTCGTACTTGATCATTTTACTGAGGACGACCTTCGGCCGATTCTTGAGGATCTGGCTTGATCCGGGTGTAGGTGCGAATGACGCTGGAGATTTGACGTCGTTCAGTGGCAAGGGCCTTGGGATCATGTTATGGCGTGGGGAGTCGACGTTATTGCTGCTGTCTGATAATGGTCCTGCAGGAGATGAGACATCCCGACGCCTGCTGCTGAACCATCCCGGCTGTGCCTTTGCGAATTCTGGCGCAATCTGATAAAAGTAGTTTCCGTCTCTGAAGTTGTGGCGCTTTTCAACATGCACGAATAAACCACGTTCTTTCTCGCTCTTTGACTCTGTCCGatctttttccttttccttttccttgtccttctctttATCCTTCTCTTTATCCTTATCCTTCTGCTTGGGCTCATTTGGTACCATGAGGGCGTTCCccagctcctcagcctcctcacGGCtatccaaatcatcaaaaTTCTCCAGGATCCAAGTAGTCATGTCGGATCCTATGAATGCGGCGTTGTGAAGTCTTAGATGCCATCTGCGGTTCCTCAGCGGTACTCCGCCATTCTCTACTGGCTGTTGCATGGCTTCCGCCAGGGCTGCCAAATTCAAGCTGGCCTTTTGAAATCGTTCCTTTCTTGTCACGAGCCCGCCCTTGCGGTTGACACCCTCCAAGTTCTCCAAAATTGGCAGTGTCTCGACCTCTGCTGCAATCACCACAGACGGGTCTTCGGTCTTGTATGTGATATCCAAAGTGCCACGGTGTTTTCCGGTTGGCTGGAATCGCCGATCAGACGGTGGAACATGTCGATGCTTTTGCCACAACTGAGTCAATCGCTTGATACCTTCAATACGCAGCTCTTCTGGGTTATCGCCTGTTTGGGAGCGCGGAATCGAAGGGTGCTTTGGACTCAGGGGGATAAGCACATATCTCGCTCTCCAAAATCTCAAGCTGTCCATCATTTCGTCATAATGCCCAGCCAGGTAAGAGTCAATGGTATTCCAATTTCGATCGGGTTTCGGTGTCAGAATGTCAAATGAGCGAGTCTCATACTGGACGTCAAAAATGGTTCGTATGGCCGGCCTGTATGTCGACGGAACGTTTTGTGACTCTGCGGTAGCATCGGTCGGCTTCCGTAGGTAAATATTGACCTCAACTTCGCTGCCATTAACACAAGATAGTTGATGAATTGTGTTACCAACAGACATGAAGACGCTCGTCCCATCATCAAGCGGCTGGTCGCGCGAAAATACATCCGCAACCTTTATAACTTTTTGCCCAAATGCCTGTGCGACCGACGGCCCGACAATGACCTGAAACCCCTGAGAAAATCTCATGCTAATGAGCTCCTTCATAAACTCTTTACGTGATTTCGGCTCATCGgctacatcatcatccaagttCTGGTCAACATTGTACGGATGTCTTTGATATTCCGCATCAAATTGCGTCTTTGCTGGGAAGTATTCGGTGGTCAGAGGGACTGCTGCCGGACAGCACAACGTTTTCCATTTTTGGACCTTCATATCAGATGTTCGTGGAAACACGTGTTGCCACCGACTGTACAAAATGGTGTCGTCAATCCTGTGGCGCTCGGGATTAGATGGGTTTAGCAAGGTGAGCCAAGGTGTGATGGCCGTCGTAGGTGAGAGAGTCGAAGGCAGCTCGGGGACGACACCAGCTCGGAGTTTACTGGTGTATACCTTCTGGGCATCTTCTGCCCGCAGTGCGTTGGAAAAACGGACGTCACTGTCTTCCGGGCGTTTCTCGCGACGTGTACCGTGGGTAATTGGTATGATAGATGGAGAAGTAGCTTGACTGGCTGCAGTCCCAGGtctgttgaagccatctCTGGAGATTGGGATGCTAGGCGTTGAGGGTACTCCGTCTATCGTGCCGTCTGCCGTCTCAGACTTCTGTCTTTGGGCGGAGGTAGAAGATGAACGACTGGTGATTGTTTGTGGAGTCGACGGCCGGAGATCTGACAATGAATGCGGGTTGGATGGTGGACGCAGATTTGAggaaacagcagcagcccCAACAGTCTCTATTTTCAATTCAGCAGCGGCCACCTTTGGTGCAGCAATGCCGAATCCACGTTGCCCAAGGCTAATCTGCCTCATGAATTTGGGCTGTTTGATGGATGGggctttcttggctgtgggAACGGGAAGCGGCTCGGGAGTAGGTTTAGGAGTAGACAGGACTGGCTTTTCCACCTCTGTTGTTGTCAGAGAAAACTTTCTAGATGCTGGCATGTTAGAAGCCTGCAAGTAAGTCGAAGCCCTTCGCTCCGGAAGAGACGTCCCCAGTGCGGAAGTATCGTCGGCTGGTTGCTTCCGACTAGCATCCTCGAATTCCGTCTTGTTTTTGGAcagctggtgttggtggtaGTTACGAGCCCGAGGGAGTCTCGCTTTGGCGTCATCATATCCCTGCAGTTGCTTCCAGAATGACTTTTCTCCCGATCGTGTAAGTTTATCCGGAGCGAATTTTTGAAAGCCATAGACATGATCGAAGAGTGCGTCAGGGGCGTGCTTGTTGGGAATGTAAACCGTATCTCCTAGTCGGTCTATTCGCTTTTTGGCAATGGCGCTGGCCTCGATTATATGAGTGGGATAATTCGAGTCGGATTGCAAAGGGGCAGCT
Protein-coding sequences here:
- a CDS encoding Dishevelled, Egl-10, and Pleckstrin domain-containing protein (similar to Aspergillus clavatus NRRL 1 XP_001272665.1), with protein sequence MSRYAGPGPSAPRRGPRWSHLHHPSIVSFDRVSAESPSSPGSTSTHSTIREDKRRKTERYCTISVNDGYSKDEVLINMDHFGGDIQPGTLMALIPLKGDSKNAASGYGSINKQTHEHLDNSRAVSGTFNEHDHGAGHTYIFVAKDMSKEMKARHHDAEVHVAKHIADAFHMKRGSQALLRPVDKEHPAVEATHVEMSFKDQYLSRADMWRLASGELTQRTVYKGQSIFFMGTIKAQVTAVYVNGNTVHSAFFAKDTRPIFRSESAKYVLFIQMAREMWDFDSEASGEIMFNKVVNGFLPALFKRWAVLKVKHLVSIVLFARVEYDTGISADLASSSLLNDYYTGIQPHGNRRPYKDFYRVVVSEMASGEWTTILYQLKREFNYFRRDITLHHQKVNDFGRRSSDDDAGKDGSPNPAKAESSLAIHGNVLEAINMAASQFSHDYIDRDLTRTGISIAVITPGPGVFEVDYETLRRTTESLVGNGIGIDLICMASMPLHSAPLFKYRNPQFSEDGRHSHGHSLSRSFHSRDSTPNHPTPVIGSYQSLTGSFSPTKAYNLAGRMETLALMGASEEYCYALPQWLHVSFWTGATEESLSYAGIALTVSNKVEQEDEGWFKVRCRMYDLQMRSVLDANEIEAAPLQSDSNYPTHIIEASAIAKKRIDRLGDTVYIPNKHAPDALFDHVYGFQKFAPDKLTRSGEKSFWKQLQGYDDAKARLPRARNYHQHQLSKNKTEFEDASRKQPADDTSALGTSLPERRASTYLQASNMPASRKFSLTTTEVEKPVLSTPKPTPEPLPVPTAKKAPSIKQPKFMRQISLGQRGFGIAAPKVAAAELKIETVGAAAVSSNLRPPSNPHSLSDLRPSTPQTITSRSSSTSAQRQKSETADGTIDGVPSTPSIPISRDGFNRPGTAASQATSPSIIPITHGTRREKRPEDSDVRFSNALRAEDAQKVYTSKLRAGVVPELPSTLSPTTAITPWLTLLNPSNPERHRIDDTILYSRWQHVFPRTSDMKVQKWKTLCCPAAVPLTTEYFPAKTQFDAEYQRHPYNVDQNLDDDVADEPKSRKEFMKELISMRFSQGFQVIVGPSVAQAFGQKVIKVADVFSRDQPLDDGTSVFMSVGNTIHQLSCVNGSEVEVNIYLRKPTDATAESQNVPSTYRPAIRTIFDVQYETRSFDILTPKPDRNWNTIDSYLAGHYDEMMDSLRFWRARYVLIPLSPKHPSIPRSQTGDNPEELRIEGIKRLTQLWQKHRHVPPSDRRFQPTGKHRGTLDITYKTEDPSVVIAAEVETLPILENLEGVNRKGGLVTRKERFQKASLNLAALAEAMQQPVENGGVPLRNRRWHLRLHNAAFIGSDMTTWILENFDDLDSREEAEELGNALMVPNEPKQKDKDKEKDKEKDKEKEKEKDRTESKSEKERGLFVHVEKRHNFRDGNYFYQIAPEFAKAQPGWFSSRRRDVSSPAGPLSDSSNNVDSPRHNMIPRPLPLNDVKSPASFAPTPGSSQILKNRPKVVLSKMIKYDIDPRKRSYRPERIDLHYDRLHNPDNCYHFRIGWMNATSKLVEDTVESWEREASQYGLRLVELPINEACRITETNPFRKPYLIKLSIRPPLERPATYFDPNSLGPQAGPSKNFYQTAILKSFDFVLDMEAASNFPSDVEVRYSWGKPDFTYTQYIHRSGALLAQITDDGDFLVLANRLYSKRTSMARDKELRNQVHSEPQQPPPLNTTTRAMSQIAPYVSGHTTNNMSEPAPLASPQIRPTFHHFSPASRPVDAPVTGTKVPYSTARSEPETLKTELEDFCHNEPALTAFYKEILEKGQRPHGTPASTATNQSVAGLDPVPEASIPTLGLGPGVLGGEGPGGAGNGHSAAMASIRMSSPMAFLRRGSVQYDGMGLGSKGK